A genomic window from Lotus japonicus ecotype B-129 chromosome 1, LjGifu_v1.2 includes:
- the LOC130726195 gene encoding uncharacterized protein LOC130726195, with translation MAIWYASPLSFRVEHFAAFQVFWHIILQQHESEVVEMCQSLVYNIWDVRNRVIFRSGRLVVGDVIDRALGLLVPISPAVREERGGTKAVWRRPQGRVIKLNFDALFVDGMGAGLGMVSRNRLVEIMAAATSHPVPVLSSLLAEASGLRWTLRLARELGFRRVCLETDCLQLYQWWQNGTVGRSYLDTIIGDCRSLVPFFDVFSLSFVRRSGNSVANFLAKNASTYADCVWVEEAPDAVSGLVDLDVIASRPVGP, from the coding sequence ATGGCAATTTGGTATGCGTCCCCTCTCTCCTTTAGAGTTGAACATTTTGCAGCTTTCCAGGTTTTTTGGCACATTATTCTCCAGCAGCATGAATCCGAGGTGGTGGAGATGTGTCAGTCTTTGGTGTACAACATTTGGGATGTGAGGAATAGGGTGATTTTTCGGAGTGGGAGATTGGTTGTTGGGGATGTTATTGATCGGGCCTTGGGGCTATTGGTTCCAATTTCTCCGGCGGTGCGTGAGGAGCGGGGAGGGACCAAAGCGGTGTGGAGGAGGCCACAGGGAAGGGTGATTAAGCTAAACTTTGATGCTTTATTTGTGGATGGTATGGGAGCGGGATTGGGGATGGTTTCCCGCAACCGTCTTGTGGAGATCATGGCTGCTGCGACCTCCCATCCGGTCCCAGTTCTTTCGTCTCTGTTGGCAGAAGCGAGCGGGTTGAGGTGGACTTTACGGCTGGCAAGAGAGCTTGGTTTTCGTCGTGTCTGTTTAGAGACGGATTGTCTTCAGTTATATCAGTGGTGGCAGAACGGTACAGTGGGGAGATCTTACTTGGACACCATCATTGGAGATTGTCGTTCTTTAGTTCCGTTTTTTGATGTTTTTTCTTTGTCGTTTGTTAGACGTTCTGGTAATTCAGTTGCAAACTTTCTGGCTAAGAACGCTTCCACTTATGCGGATTGTGTATGGGTGGAAGAGGCTCCTGATGCCGTTTCTGGCTTGGTTGATTTGGATGTAATTGCTTCTAGGCCGGTTGGCCCTTAA